The window TTCTGCTTGATCGTGAGATCCTGCGTCGCGCGACCCTTCACATAGTTGATGGCCGCCTGGCTTGCGACATTATAGCCGAAGATATTGAGCGGAACGCAGCCGTCGCCAGGGTTGGTCAGCGTCGAACGGCACACGATCTGCCCGCTCGAATTGCGCACCGCATCGATGGCGCGTGCGAAGTTCGCGACATTGGTGGTGTTGCTCAGGACGAAGGCCGCGTCGGTCTGGCCATACTGGTAATAGGCGTCCCACTTCCAGTTGTCGAAGACGGTGCCTTCGAGCGCGGCGACCGCACGATAGGTCTCGCGCGTCGCCTGATTGTAGGGCTGGCCGAGATCGAAGGTCGAATAGCCGTAGCGGAACGAGCTGACATTGGCGGCCGCCGCGCGCTGGCGGATGCTGTCGGGCAGGAAGGCGTTCGATGCGGAGATCGTCAGGTTGCCCGGATAACGCTGATACGCGGCGACGCCGCCGGTGCGGGCGTAGGAGTAGGAGCCTTCGGCGATGAACTCGATATCGTCGGTCAGTTCGTAGCTCGCACGGCCATAGGCTGCCCAGCGCTTGAGCTTGGAATCGAGCGCAACCGCATTGGTTTCGTACCAGGGATTGCCGCCCACCATGTGCGGATCGGAGATCAGCGAGCCGCGCTCGAACGGCAGCGGAACGCCGCCGTCGCCGAACTGGGTGTTGGCAAGCGCCGTGGTGGTGATCACGCCGCCCTGGGCGACGGTGAGGTTGTTGACGTTGCTGCGGATGATGCGGCGCGGCTGGCCATTGGTTGCGGTCCAGGCCGGATTGAGCAGCAGGTTGGTCTGGTTGAACCACTTGCGCTTCTTGGGATCGAGTGAGCCGATGCCCTTCTGGTAGAGACCTTCGACGCTAAGCAGCACATGGCCGCGCCCTTCGGCGAACGGGGCGCCGAAGGCGAGATAGCCGTTGCCATTCTCACCATCGCTGCGATCGGTGATGCCGCCCGAAATCGATCCCTTGAAGCCGGTATATTTCTTCTGGAGGACGAAGTTGACCACGCCGGCCACCGCGTCCGAACCATAAGCGGCCGAAGCGCCGCCGGTCACGACGTCGACGCGCTCGACCAGCGCGCTGGGCAGGTTGTTCACGTCGACCGCGGCGTTGGTCGACGATGCGACCACGCGCCGGCCGTCGAGCAGGACGAGCGTGCGGTTGGTGCCCAGCGAACGCAGGTTCAGCGCGTTGAGGCCGTTGGCGCCCGTGCTGGTGTTGGCATTGTTGGTGCGGGTCGTCGCGCTGCCGCTCAGCTGAGGCAACTGGTTGACGAAGTCCGCGATATTGGCGGGCGCGGCCTTCTGGATGTCCTGCACGCCCATGACGGTCGTCGGGGTCGGCGCGGTGAAGCCGCTGCGCGAAATGCGCGAACCGGTGACGATGATTTCGCTGACAGCGGTGTCATCGACCGCAGCACTTGCGGCCTCGGCCGCAGCAGCCGGTTCGGCGGCGGCCTGTTCCTGCGCGAAGGCGGCCGAGGTCGCGAGCGACGCGACGGCGACGCCCAGCATCAGGCGGGTGCGCCGCGCGGTAACGATATCAAAGCCCATAAATCCTCCCTGTATATTTCAATTTGTGCTGAGTTTCTGATCGACGAGCGGCCCGCCCCACGGGAAGTCGAGCGTCGGCTGATTGGCGAAGCGCCGCATCTTGAGTTCGAGTCGGGTGCCCGAACCGGGGGCGAGCCGGATGGTGAAGTGCTGGCCATCGACAGTGCGCGGTGCGTTGCCGCCCTGCGCGACCGACAGGATCTGGTGCTCGCCATAGGCGCCGCCCTGGATGGTGACGGTGCGCGCCCGGGTCTGGCTGCAATTCACCAGCGTGACCCCGGTCGTATCGGCGGTCAGGCGATCGACCAGCGCGCCGACATCGGGCGGCACGCCGGGGCGCTTTGCCTCCGGATCGAAATAGCGCAGCCGCGAGAATTGCATCGATCCGCCCAGCGTCGGCGAGTTCTTCGACCAGCCGGGGCGCGCGATATGCGAACCGCCCTGCATCAGCAGGACCAGCGCCGTCACGGCCGCCGGGTTCTGATCCATCACCGTATCGACGAAGCGCGTATCGGGCGTGGTGGTGTCGGCGCGCAACATCTCGCCGGTCTTGCGGATATGGGCGAGCGCCTCGCGCAGCGCCGTCGTCGGGAAGCTTGGATTGTTCCCGTCGAGATATTGGAGGAAGGGGTGATCCGGCGCGCGGGCGCGATCCGACGGCTTCATCGTCAGCAGGTAGATATCCTGCGCGCCGACCGACCATTTCTGAGGCTTGAAGCCGTACCAGCCATTGTCGCCATACATGCTCGGATAGTGCATCCGGCCGTCGATCATCTTGCCGTTGGCGTTGATCCGGTCGGTCATGCGCCGCCACGCGTCGAGATATTTGTCGTCGCCGGTCAACAGATAGGCGTTGAAGAAACCGGGGATCGTATAGGGGATGCGGTTGCGATCGGCGGGCTTGCCCGTCATCGGCACGATCGGGCTGAACCCCCAGCCATAGACGCCGCCATACCATTTGCCGGCATCGCCCCCGATCTTCCCGTCGAGGCCGATCTTGGTGGGCAGCAGATCGTTGTTGGCGCGGGCGCGCTCGATCCAGGCGTCGACATATTCGATCACCCAGTCGCGATATTTCCGCTCGTGCGAGAGCATGTAGGCGTTGGTGGCAAGCCCGGTCGCCTGCAGGTTCAGCGGATGATCGCCGACGATATCCTCGTAACCGTGGAAATGGGCGAGCATCTCCTCATAGGTCCGCTCGCCGTGGAAGATCGCAGCGGGATCGATGCCGCTCAGGTCGATCGGGTCGCCTGCCCAGTCGAGCGGGGTCGTGTTGCGCATCAACGGACCACGGCTGCCATTGAACAGGCTGCGGATGATCTTGTGCTTGGGGTCGTAATTGGGCGCGGTCGGATCGGCGCCGGTGTAGAAGTTTGCGAAGCGGCGGACGCGGTCGCGATAGGCCTTCGAATAGGGATCGGCCAGGCTCATGGCGTTGAAGACGGAGATGCCTTCGCCATTATGCTGCCAGTCCATCATTACCGGGAAATCGCGGAAATACATGCCCTCGCGCGCGATGGGCACATCCTTGGTCTTCGCAGCGGCGAACTGCCGAACATGGCCTTCATAAGCCAGTTCGTAGAGCGTGCGGACCCGCTCCGATCCGCCCAGCATGTACAAATGGGGCCAGTCGTTGACGTTCTCGATCGCGTCGTCGGGGCCGTCATTCCCGCCCCAGCGCTCGATCGCGCGGAAATAGCCGGTGTTCGGATCGAAATAGCGCGCGAAGAAGGTTTCGCAGGCGGTGGTCTGCGCATCGAGCACGGCGCGCTGGAGCAGCGCCCATTCGGGCGACGGCATCGGTTCGGAAATCTCGAGAAGGATCGGCGCCGCTTGTGCCGCGGTCGTCGCAACGCTCGTCAATCCGATGGCGACGACGCCACGCAACACATCACGACGGCTTGCGTGCATATCCGATCACACTCCCAGGGAACGCTCTGAGCGGCGTTTGTCGGATTCCTTACGTAACGCGATTGTCAATTTCCAAGCCAAAGGCGGCATTGTTCAATGCAGGTATCGCATTCAGGCTGATCGCCGCCGTCGAGTGGCGATCAGCCTGGACGATGCAGGTGTTCAGCGAACCTTTGCGCGGGAAGCCGAGCCTCGCCGCAAATAGCGCCAGCCGACCACGACGCCGCTGACCGAGATAAACAGGCCGGCGGCCGAGAGCAGCCACATCAATGCGTCGCGCAACGGGCGCAGGATCAGGAGCCACGGCAGGTCGAAGCTGTGCAGCGCGCTGAACAGCCAGCGGTAGCTGCGCGATCCCGATCCCGACCGGTTGAGCAGTTCGCCGGTCGTCGGATCGATGTGGAGCCAGCTCTTGGCCGGATCGTCGAAGGTGAAGCGCCAGACCGGCAGCGGGCGTTCGTCGCTGCGCGGATCGCCGGTGCTGAACCAGTAGAGGTCGTAGCGGTCGAGCCATTCGAACCCCGTCAGCTTCGCGCCTGGCAGCGCCGATGCCGCGAGTGTCTGGATATCCGCGCGGGCGGGCGTGAAGGCGCGCGCGGTTGCGCCGTCGAGCAGACGCTTGTGCACTGGCCCGCCATGCGCCGTGATCACTGGCCGGCCGCCGAGCCAGGTGAAGCGGACTTCGTGCGCGCCGGCCGCGGTGCGGGCGAGCATAGTCAGATCGGTGCGGGCGAATTCGGGCTTCGCGCCCGCGTAGCGATCGGCAATCGTCTTGCCGCCTTCGTCGCGCAGGCCGCCCCACGGGCTCATCGACATCCAGCCGCTGAACACCCAGGTGACGAGGAAGAGGCCACCGACGAGGCCGATGATGTGGTGCCACTTCATCCAGCCGACATAGGGGCTGACTGAGCCCGACCTGTAGCGCCGGGCAATCCGCACGCGCAGGATGCCGATCCAGATGCCGGCGATGGCGCCCAACATGCCGATGCCGGATGTCCACAGCACCGTCTGCCGCCACGGCTCCTGATAGACGCGAAGCGCCTCGAAATAGATCCAGTGCGGCACCGCGCCCAGCCAGTTCCAGAAGCGTTCGTGCGCGGTCGTGTTCTGCACGATCTCCCCGGTCTTGCGGGAGACATAGATGTCGGTTCCCGCATCGTCGGCCATGCGGATGCGCCAAAAGGGGGCGATCCGCGCATAAGCGCGGGTGACGACCCACTGATCGTGATCGACCGGGACGATCGACTTTGCGGGCGCGTGGACGAAGGCGCTGGCGATCGCCTGGGCCCGCGTGGCATCGACGCCGGTGATCTCGCGCCCCGTCGTGGCGGAGACTGCGCGGCGGCCATCCTCCAGAACGAAGCGATAGACCGGCTCGCCGCCCGTCATCTCCAGCCGCATTTCGGACGGGAAGTCCTTCGGCTGGATCGAGGCGAGGGCGTCGGCGGGGCTGGTGCGGACCTTCGTCCATTCGATCGGCGGAAGGCCCGCAACCCGCTCCGGCCCTCGGAAGGACGGGAAGGGGACGTACATCATCACCACGCCCGACACGAACCAGATCGCGAAGAGGATGCACAGGACGATGCCGGTCCAGCGGTGGCTTAGATAGAGCCACCGCCGCCCGGTGCGCAGCGCGCTTCTAGAAAGCGACATTGATCGACGCCTCTACCGCGCGCGGATCGCCCAGCACCCACTGCGACGCGCCATAGGTCGCGCGCACATAGGTTTCGTCGAAGATGTTGCGGACGCGCAGGCCGGCGCTCGCCTTTTCGGTGAACTGCCAGCGCACGCCGAAGTCGGTGAGCGTGTAGGACGGGATGACCAGCGTGTTGGCCGCATCCTGAAAGCGCTTGCCGACATAGGAGAAGCCCCCGTCGGCGACCCAACCCTTGGCGAACTCCCAGCTGACGAAGGCATTGGCGGTTTTCGCGGCGATGTTGCTCGGGCGGTTGCCCGCGCGCTGGAAGCGGACGCCGCCGACCGATTCCGAGAAATCGTCGTAGCGCGCCTTCAGCACCGATCCGTTGAGCGTGATGCCGATGCGATCGACCGGCTTCAGGAACAGCGACGCTTCCAGCCCCTTCGACGATTGCTGGCCCACCTGGACCTGGATCATCGGGATCAGCGGGTCGGACGTCAGCAGCCGGCGCTTGACGATGTCATAGGCCGCGAAGGTCCATTCGCCGCGCCCGCCCCAGAAGACGTGCTTGATACCGGCTTCCCACTGGCGGCCGGTCGACAGATCGAACGCGCTCTGGGCAAGGCTGGTCGAAACGAGCGCGCTGACCGGATCGGCGGCCGTCGCGTACTGCGCGTAGATCGATAGGGTCGGGATCGGATTATAGACCCCGCCCAGCCGCCAGGTGACGGCGTCGGGCGTTGCGGTGAAATTGTTCGCCGCGTTCACATAATCGTTCTTGCGGATGCGCGGGCGATCGTAACGCAGCCCGCCGACGAACGAGACCTGATCGCTCAGCACCAGCCGATCCTCGGCGAAGACCGAATATTGGTGGATCGTGTTCTTGTAGCGCGGCTTGGTCGCCGCAGCGCCGGTCTGGTCGATGAACAGGCCGGTGTCGGTGGCGAACAGATCGACCAGCCGGGTCGCGTTATTCCCAGAATTGCTGATGTTCTTATAGGTGATCCGGTTCACGTCGAAGCCCACGACCATGTGGTTTTCAAGGCCCAGGATCGTGCCGCTGACATTGGCGGTGGTGCGGTTCCCGGTCTGCCGCTGGACGTGGTAGAGTTCGAGGAAGCTCGACTGCCGGATCTTGGCCGGCGCGGTCGCGGTGGCGGCGACGTAGGTCTCATTCTCGCTATTGTGCCAATATTTGTTGGCCCACAGATGGTAGAAGGTGCTGCGGATGCTGAAGCTGTCCGACGGCGACCATTCGATCTTCCCCTGGCTCCAATTGTCGCGGAAGCGCAGGCGGGCGTCGGTGACGTTGTAATTGTTCTTGCGCAGCGACTTGTCGAGCTTGCCGCCGACAAGCGGAACGCCGAACCAGGTGCGCGGCAATTGCCGGCTGAAATCGTGCGAGAGCGTGATGCTCAGATCCTCGGCAGGCTTGAGCTTGATCGCGCCCGACAGCGATGTCGCGCTGGAATCGCCGCGCTTCATCCAGCCATCGGACTCGCGATAGGCGCCGTCGATGCGGAAGCCGATCATGTCGTTGATCGGCCCGCCCGCGCCGGCGGCGATATTGTAGCTTTCGAACGATCCGACGATCGCGCGGCCGCTGGCCTCCAGCGTGTCGCCCGGCTGCTTGCGCACGACGTTCACCGCGCCGCCGATCGCACCTTCGCCATAGAGGACGGAGGCGGGGCCGCGCAGGATCTCGACCCTCTCGGCCATCCACGGATCGGCCGGGAAGGTGAGCGTGTTGTTGTACATGCGCATGCCGTCATAGAGCTGCATCACCGAATTCTGGCCGACGAAGCCACGCGCGGCGAGCGAGAAGCCGAACACGCCCGATGCGTTGACGATGCCGGTCGCACGCGCGGCGGCGTCCTGGATCGTCAGGTCGCCGCGCAGGCGGATCGCATCGCCATCGAGTGTCTCGACACTGGCGGGCGTCTGCAGCGCGGTGATGCCGAGGCGGCTGGCGCCCTCGGTCTTCTGGTTGAGCCGCAGCGAATCCACCGCGGTCACGATGATCGTGCTGCTATCCTCGGCTTCGGTGGCGGCCGCATCTTCGGCATGCGCGGGCAAGGCGGTGAGCGCGGTGGCGGCGAACAACAGGGCGCGGATGTGCGCGGGCTTGGTGGAATAGGTCATCAATCGGTCCCCCGGCGTCAAAGCGACAAGGCGGAGGACTGCCGTTCTCGAACGGTCGGCAACGCGCGGCGGGCGGACGCCAAGGGCGACCGACGCACGTCTCCGATGCGGCCCCCGCCGCTCGTTCGTCGCTCAGACGGAAGAACCGTGCCGCGGCCATCCCCTGGGCCAGGGCAAGAGCGACCAGACGCCGGCAGGTCTCCTGGCTCGCGGGTCATCGCTCGATGCACGCCTTCCCAGACCGGATGGTCCAGTGGCTGGCGGACGGAAGGCCCGTCCGCGCATGTGCATCGCGCTCACCGCTTACAGTTGCAGGGACAGCCTCGGATTCGGGCGGCCTTGGCCGTCCTCACCGCGTTCCCATTTTAATCCCCTCTCGGGGAACCGGCGCGATCAATGTTCTTGGGGTTGAGTGTTCGCCCCCTCGAACAGCGCGGCCAATAAGCAGAAAATGCGCTCTTCGCAAGCGCAGCAAATAGACGCCCCGATCAGAGCGGACGGATCGCCTGTAATCGCCACAGCCGATTGTAGGACAGATCGATCCGCGTCAGTGGTGCGCAATCGATACGCATTGCGGCTTCGGCGGAGATGCCGATCGCGGCGACTATTACCGCGCGCATGACCATCGGATGGGTGATCGCGAGTGTCGCATCCGGCTTAGCGGCGACATCGTCCAGCCACGGCGTCATGCGCGCGACGAGATCATCGAATCGTTCGCCGCCCGGTGCGGCGCGGGTCGGGTCGGCCATCCACGCGGTCAGCCCGCCGGGGTCGCTCGCATGGACCGCCGCGAAGCTGCGCCCGCTCCAGTCGCCATGCTCGATGTCGCGCAGCGTCGCATCTTCGGCACCGGACAGTCCGGCCAACTCCATCGTCTGGCGCGCCGCGCGGGCCGGGCTGCACAGGATGGCGGCCGCCTTGGGAAGGTCAAGCGCCGCGATCTTGCGTTCGCCGCCCTCATCCAGCGGCTCGTCGGGCGACGGAAAGCCGCCTTCGCGCATCGAGCGGGTGGCGGCGTGGCACAATAATGTCAGTCGCACGTCCACCCGGCCTTTCAGGATCGTTGACGCTTCGCCCCGTTCCGGCCAAAGCGGGCAGAACAGGTTCGAAGAAGAAGCCGGTGCAAATCCGGCGCGGTCGCGCCACTGTTATCGTCAGCCTTCGCAAGCTGTCGAGAGCCAGACCTTCGAGAACCATCTTGTTCGCGGGACGCGCAATCCCGAAGGAGACCGACGATGGCCGCTGCTGCTGTGTTCGCTGATGACGTTTTCATTCCGCTGTCGGACAGCGGCGCGATCCCGCTGCGCGATATCGTGCCCTGGGCGATCTTCGGTCTGCTCCTCGCGATGATCGCGCTCTATTTCGTCAGCACCGAACAGGGCGCCTACGCCTTCTTCGACGGCATGTACGTGCACGAATTCGTCCACGACGGGCGCCACCTTCTCGGCTTCCCCTGCCACTAAGGCAGGCTATCCGATGACTCGGGATCTTTTGATCCGCGGCATGATCGCGGGGATCGTCGCTGCGTTCATCGTGACGTTGTTCGCGCGCCTGGTCGCAGAACCGCAGGTCGATCTGGCGATCGCGTTCGAAGCCTCGCACGATCAGGCCGCGCACAGCCATGCCGGCCATGCGATGGCGATGCCCGCCGACCCCGAACCCGAGCTGGTGAGCCGCGATACCCAGAAGGGCATCGGCCTGCTGACCGCGACTGCGCTCTATGGCGCGGCGGTGGGCGGCATTTTCTCGCTCGTCTTCGCGGTGATCTATGGGCGCATCAGCACGCTCGGGCCGCGATCCTTGTCGCTGCTGATGGCGATCGGCGCGTTCATCGCGATCGCGCTGGTGCCGGCGATCAAATATCCCGCGACGCCCCCAGCGGTGGGGCAGCATGAGACGGTGGTGTTCCGCACGCTGACCTATTTCGCGATGATCGCGCTCTCGGTCGTCGCGATGGTGGTCGCGATCAAGGTCGGCCGCGCCTTCGCGAACAAGGCCGGCGCCTTCAACGCGATGCTGATCGCGGCCGGCGCTTATGTGGCGATCATCATCGCGGTGCAGTTCGCCCTGCCGGCGATCAATGAAGTGCCCGCCGACTTCCCCGCCGTCGTCCTGTGGCGCTTCCGCATCGCCTCGCTTGGTGTCCAGGCGACCTTGTGGGTGGTGATCGGGATCGGCTTCGGTGCGATGGCCGATCGCGTGCTGCGGAGGCAGGCGGAGCGCCGCTGAACCGGCGTCCCGAAAGCGGGCTTTCTGTCGTTCAGGAGAACTGACGCGCGGCATCGCGCGGCGCGAGCGTGCGCCTGCAGCATGCTGCAATCGCAGATTGACACATTTCTCATGTAGAATAATTGTTTCCTAAAGGGGAGTGATGTGATGCGCCGCAATATTCAGACATCGTTGTTGGCTTCCGTGGCGCTGGTCGGGGTGGGCGCTGCTCATGCCCAGCCCGCCAATCTGCCGCCCCCCGGCGGCGCGATATCCTTTCCGATCGAGGTGCATCAGGGAACGTCGATGTCGGTATCGACTTCGCCTGATGGAAAGTGGCTGGCGATCGATCTGCAAGGCAGCTTGTGGATCGTGCCGGCCAAGGGCGGCAGGGCCAAGCGGATCACCGATTATTTCAATGATGCGCGTCAGCCGGTCTGGTCTCCGGACGGCAAGTCGATCGCCTTCTTCGCCTATCGCGACGGCACCTATGATCTCTTCACGATCAAGCCCGATGGTTCGGACATGCGCCACCTTACCGAAGGCGTGGCCGACGATCGCGAGCCGATGTGGTCGCCCGACGGGACGATGCTGGCTTTCTCTTCCGACCGCGCCGGCAGGGGATCGGCGGGCTATAATATCTGGACGATCGACCTTGCCAGCGGCGCGCTGACCCAGCTGACCGCCGACGACTATGAGGATCGCATGCCATCCTGGTCGCCGGACGGGAAGGAGATCGCTTATTCGAGCACGCGCGGCACGGCGATGAGCCTCTATGCCGTGCCTGCGACCGGCGGCGCGGCGCGCGTGCTGAAGGAAGGGAGCGCACGCTACGACGCGCCGACATGGACGCCCGACGGCAAGCTTGCCTATGTCGCGAACGACGCGAAGGGCAGCCGGCTGGAGATTGACGGCGCCGCCGTTTCGGGCAGCGAGAATGTCTTCCCGTTCAAGATATCGCGGGCAAAGGCCGGCCGCGACTTCGTCTATGTGTCCGACGGGCAGATCCGCCGTCGCACCGGCGGCAAGGTTGCGACCGTGCCGTTCGCCGCGACACTCGACGTCACCCGCGCCAGCTATCCCCGCGCCAAGCGCGACTGGGATTCGACCAGCCCGCGCAAGGCGCTCGGCATTCTGAAACCCACGCTGTCGCCCGACGGCAAGACGATCGCATTCGTCGCGCTGGGCGACCTTTGGACGGTGCCCGTCACCGGCGGCGCGCCGACCAACCTGACCAATGATCATGCGATGGACGCCGATCCCTCCTGGTCGCCCGATGGCAAGCAGATCGCTTATAGTTCGGACAAGGGCGGTGGGCTGCCCCAACTCTGGGTGCGCGACGTGCGGACCGGTGCTGCGAAGCAACTGACCGATATCGCGACCCAGCCTCTGGGCGCCGCATGGTCGCCCGATGGCAAGCAGATCGCCTTCATCGACGTCGACGGGCGCTGGGGCGTCGCTGGGCTCGCGCTGGTCGATGTCGACGGCGGCAAGATCACCCGCTTGCAGGGATCGCTGCCGCAGCCGGGCGAGCCGAGCTGGTCGGCCGATGGCAAGTCGGTCGCGATCAGCCTGTCCAAACTTTATTCCAAGAGCTTCCGCGAGGGCACCAATCAGGTCTTCGTCGTGCCCACCGACGGCAAGAGCGCGCCGCGCTGGTATGTGCCCGATCCCGATCAGTCGATCGACACGCGCGGTGGCGGCGGCCCCGCCTGGTCGCCCGACGGGACCAAGATGGCCGCGGTCTATGAAGGCGTGCTGCGCGTCTGGCCGGTGACGGCGGACGGCGCGCCCGCCGGGCCGCCGCGCAGCGTGAACAGCGAGATGTCGCATTACCCGACATGGGGCGGGGATTCGCGCACGATCCTCTATCAGAACGAGGACAAGCTGAAGCTGGTCGATCTGGAGACGGGCGCGATCCGTCAGGTGCCGCTCGACCTCAGCTATACGCTCGCCAAGCCGACAGGGCGGACGATCATCCATGTTTCGGCGCTGGTGGACTCGGTCCACGACATTACGCAGCGCGACAAGGATATCGTGATCGACGGCAACCGCATCGTCGAGATACGCGACCATGATCCGGCGGAGCATGCGGGCGCCAAGGTGATCGACGGAACGGGCCTCACCGCCATTCCCGGCCTGATTGAGCATCATTCGCATGCGCAGAAGGATTTCGGCGCGGCGGGCAACCGGGCGTGGCTGGCTTACGGCATCACCACGGTCCGCGATCCGGGCAGCCAATGGTATGACGGGATCGAAAATCGCGAGGCGGCCGAGGCTGGCGTGCGTATCGGCCCGCGCATCTATTCGGGCGGGCCGCTGCTGGAATGGAACCGCACCTTCTACAAGATGGGCGTCGCGATATCGGGCTATGCGCATCTCGATCGCGCGCTGGGTGCGGTCAGCGCGCTCAAATATGACATGATCAAAAGCTATGTGCGGATGACCGATTTCGGCCAGCGGCGCATCGTCGAGGCGGCGCATGCGATGGGCGTGCCGGTGTCGGGCCACGAAATCTATCCGGCGGCTTATTCGGGCGTCGACGCCACCGAACATACCGGCGCGACCAGCCGCCGCGGCTATTCGCCCAAGCAGGCGCCGCAGGGCCGCGCTTATGAGGATGTGATCCAGCTGTTCGGCAAGAGCGGGCGGACCTTCACGCCCACGATGTTCGGATCGTGGGGGCCGTATCTGGCGAAGCATCCGGACTATCGCGACGATCCGCGCGTGAAGCTCTATCCCGAATGGGCTCAGGAAACGATCGTCGGCAAGGACAATATGGCCGCGATGCTCGCGCCGACCTATGCTGGGTCGCTCAAGATGATCAAGGACGCCTATGATGCCGGCGCGCTGGTGACGGCGGGCACCGACACTTTGATGGCGCCCAATCTCCATTCGGAAATCTATTCCTATGTCGTCGCGGGGCTGACCCCTTTTCAGGCGCTGCAGACCGTCACGGTCAATTCGGCGAAGAGCCTGAACCTGGACGCCGGCACGCTGGAGCCGGGCAAGCTGGCCGACATCGTCCTGGTCCAGGGCGATCCGCGCGCCGACATTTCGGCGACCTACAATGTGAAGAAGGTGGTGCTGAACGGCGTCGCCTATGACGAGGCCGACCTGCTCAAAGCGCCGAACGACTGATCAACTGCCCGATTAAAAAGGAGCGGCCCCGGATGGTGATCCGGGGCCGCTTTTCGTTGGGTCTTACCAGAAGGTCTTCCTGACGCTCGCATACCAGTAGCGCGCGGTCGGCGAGTAGAGGTTCGACAGATAGCCTGCCGAGGAGAAAGGCGGGTTTTTGTCGAAGATGTTGCGGGCGCCGATCTGGATCGCGGTGCCCTTCAGCCAGCGGCTGCTTTCTTCGTCGAACGTGTACTGGGCGAAGAGGTTGACCGTGGTCTGTCCCTTCACCGGGAAAGGCGTCGCCGTGGAATCGAGCACCGCGCTTTCATAGACATCGTCGATATATTGCGTGAACGCGCCGATCGCGACCGGGCCCGAGGACCAGTTGGCCGTGGCCGAAATACGCCATTTGGGCTGGCCATCGCGACCCACCACGTCGCCGCCGCCGATCAGCGGCACGCCGCCGTTGATCGTGCCGGCCGCCTTGGCATCGATCACCTGCTGCACCCCGGC is drawn from Sphingomonas crocodyli and contains these coding sequences:
- a CDS encoding amidohydrolase family protein; protein product: MRRNIQTSLLASVALVGVGAAHAQPANLPPPGGAISFPIEVHQGTSMSVSTSPDGKWLAIDLQGSLWIVPAKGGRAKRITDYFNDARQPVWSPDGKSIAFFAYRDGTYDLFTIKPDGSDMRHLTEGVADDREPMWSPDGTMLAFSSDRAGRGSAGYNIWTIDLASGALTQLTADDYEDRMPSWSPDGKEIAYSSTRGTAMSLYAVPATGGAARVLKEGSARYDAPTWTPDGKLAYVANDAKGSRLEIDGAAVSGSENVFPFKISRAKAGRDFVYVSDGQIRRRTGGKVATVPFAATLDVTRASYPRAKRDWDSTSPRKALGILKPTLSPDGKTIAFVALGDLWTVPVTGGAPTNLTNDHAMDADPSWSPDGKQIAYSSDKGGGLPQLWVRDVRTGAAKQLTDIATQPLGAAWSPDGKQIAFIDVDGRWGVAGLALVDVDGGKITRLQGSLPQPGEPSWSADGKSVAISLSKLYSKSFREGTNQVFVVPTDGKSAPRWYVPDPDQSIDTRGGGGPAWSPDGTKMAAVYEGVLRVWPVTADGAPAGPPRSVNSEMSHYPTWGGDSRTILYQNEDKLKLVDLETGAIRQVPLDLSYTLAKPTGRTIIHVSALVDSVHDITQRDKDIVIDGNRIVEIRDHDPAEHAGAKVIDGTGLTAIPGLIEHHSHAQKDFGAAGNRAWLAYGITTVRDPGSQWYDGIENREAAEAGVRIGPRIYSGGPLLEWNRTFYKMGVAISGYAHLDRALGAVSALKYDMIKSYVRMTDFGQRRIVEAAHAMGVPVSGHEIYPAAYSGVDATEHTGATSRRGYSPKQAPQGRAYEDVIQLFGKSGRTFTPTMFGSWGPYLAKHPDYRDDPRVKLYPEWAQETIVGKDNMAAMLAPTYAGSLKMIKDAYDAGALVTAGTDTLMAPNLHSEIYSYVVAGLTPFQALQTVTVNSAKSLNLDAGTLEPGKLADIVLVQGDPRADISATYNVKKVVLNGVAYDEADLLKAPND